One Micromonospora craniellae genomic region harbors:
- a CDS encoding galactose-binding domain-containing protein, with protein sequence MIRRRARRVPLWAALAALVVGGTVAVSSPAHAASPILPGNEGDVGVYTNGQNHAMDIGDPVYSNLGDVVNQLRPGVPFTAGNMHQSVFEKDRAVGGTDYYLDRILGVSGTLGSAVLMTRGRTLYMRGASNNNFTVMGFAGSAFVGGPNNLGNLYTVTVPGQTVSEVNANRFNAPSHAKSRYTIGSTGVTANLTKFITYDNVAVTAIDFTNPGDSAATFTVRAASPLANQAAGDAALTGTRTITSGSNNGLVDTAWDSIRVDLTGSGFTRSGSNLDREITVPAGGSVSLSVVGAVSSATLPETVESYQEYAEMSAATAVRTGITEFNQRWAKDVPYINVPDPALEKAIVYRWWGERYNSLDANASGHVYQYPTTIEGVNLYQNSVALTQPMHLQDTKWLRTPYLGYGQILNIGELSGSSAFLDSPGHTSWNNHYSQYLGTAGLEAYNVHGGGKQVARKFAQYFEGDGVGQLEHYDGNDDKLIAYDTNYMPGNDADAITFGFPRVNGGAPGARTIERPESAYVWGAFDAARQLYQISDADQAKIDAMGASADEIRDAILNRLWSPDMRMFLAGTSHGASSAATANGRPNPLPASARNLIPAKETNLYDIYAENLIPTDQWEKYVDGFRFLTYGDNFPIFPFYTANQYDRAAYGIGGSNNFSNINFTVQYRGVRSALRHYDPEQKYVTPEYAKRLLDWMAWSIYPGADLRVANQAEYYSNWNPTTRTYNRNNQNHIMLGNMNYIFIEDMGGIQPRSDDKIELWPIQFGYDHFMVNNLRYHGQDVTIVWDPDGSKYGLGAGYSLFLNGEKKVSTDKLGKVTYDPNTNQVQAEDGLAVTFTATTGTDFPSAVDTPISDDRVVSYLKTAGIDLTEEAPNLAQGAQLSSSYTQQGVRPTPWRQFHTPGWSTTSMNYTPGAISETERPVSLAAVTDGITANEPYWGNYGTTDRNGHIELDLGSAKTLDNVKVFFVSDRQAGGYREPARWWVQVPDGNGGWKEVSDQFKNPVVPSAKFNEALFDAVTTDKLRVTFTNNPTHFTAISEIQVFESGRDVPDVSNQAPVVTANRDGSGDGNLSTRLVATAADDGIPYDSELTFGWETVSAPEGAGVIFADARALTTRVTGTVAGDYVFRFWADDGEKRSTANVSVTLAEREVTAEFGASATISTSGTASWENHSRVNEPTTPNNSSPGAGSGWGNWGQPQNGTSTEREAWIQYRWTAPVRLSSTDIYWYDDNGGTRRPNAGTYAIETSQDGTTWTPVSLAEGSTYAGGLVTNRFNRFDFDPVTTSYLRIRIWGVQGNGAGTGVLRWRANGETVDSVRSPVLIRTGVGQVPTLPSTLDAVYASGERGQVAFNWQEITPEQVAEPNVDPFVIYGTNDAYGLIAEARIYVRPEMSTGGISIQGAETFEQSVEVGELPFLPGKVEVSYNDGSRDNQAIGVDWDFDESIVNTPGRYTIIGDLILPPYVSEAGATRTTLTLTVGDPPQTPVWDVEVQATTRCTGSNVYVSVNARNAGDVPLTIELVTPYGSRTVANVASGKSAFQAFNTRATSVEAGTATVKATGTVDGEPVTVEFEAPFGVLTCG encoded by the coding sequence ATGATCCGCAGACGCGCGCGGAGGGTGCCCCTGTGGGCCGCCCTTGCCGCGCTGGTGGTGGGAGGGACGGTCGCCGTGTCGTCCCCAGCCCACGCGGCAAGCCCGATCCTGCCCGGCAACGAGGGCGACGTCGGGGTATACACCAACGGTCAGAACCACGCCATGGACATCGGCGACCCGGTCTACAGCAACCTCGGCGACGTCGTGAACCAGCTCCGGCCGGGCGTACCGTTCACCGCCGGGAACATGCACCAGTCCGTCTTCGAGAAGGACCGTGCCGTCGGCGGCACGGACTACTACCTCGACCGCATCCTCGGGGTGAGCGGCACGCTCGGGTCAGCGGTGCTGATGACCCGAGGGCGCACCCTCTACATGCGCGGCGCCTCCAACAACAACTTCACCGTGATGGGCTTCGCCGGCAGCGCGTTCGTCGGCGGCCCCAACAACCTCGGCAACCTCTACACCGTGACAGTGCCCGGGCAGACCGTGTCCGAGGTGAACGCCAACCGGTTCAACGCACCGAGCCACGCCAAGAGCCGTTACACCATCGGCTCCACCGGGGTCACCGCCAACCTCACCAAGTTCATCACCTACGACAACGTCGCGGTCACCGCCATCGACTTCACCAACCCCGGCGACTCGGCGGCCACCTTCACCGTCCGTGCCGCGTCGCCGCTGGCCAACCAGGCTGCGGGCGACGCCGCGCTCACCGGCACCCGCACCATCACCAGCGGCTCGAACAACGGGCTCGTCGACACCGCGTGGGACAGCATCCGCGTGGACCTCACCGGCTCCGGCTTCACCCGCAGCGGCAGCAACCTGGACCGGGAGATCACTGTCCCGGCCGGCGGCTCGGTGTCGCTGTCGGTGGTCGGCGCGGTCTCCTCGGCCACGCTGCCCGAGACGGTGGAGAGCTACCAGGAGTACGCCGAGATGTCGGCGGCCACCGCCGTGCGTACCGGCATCACCGAGTTCAACCAGCGCTGGGCGAAGGACGTGCCGTACATCAACGTCCCCGACCCGGCCTTGGAGAAGGCCATTGTGTACCGCTGGTGGGGCGAGCGTTACAACTCGCTCGACGCCAACGCGTCCGGCCACGTCTACCAGTACCCCACCACGATCGAGGGGGTGAACCTCTACCAGAACTCGGTCGCGCTGACCCAGCCGATGCACCTGCAGGACACCAAGTGGCTGCGTACGCCCTACCTGGGGTACGGCCAGATCCTCAACATCGGCGAGCTGTCCGGCTCCTCGGCCTTCCTGGACAGCCCGGGGCACACGAGCTGGAACAACCACTACTCGCAGTATCTCGGCACCGCCGGGCTGGAGGCGTACAACGTGCACGGCGGCGGCAAGCAGGTCGCCCGCAAGTTCGCCCAGTACTTCGAGGGTGACGGCGTCGGTCAGTTGGAGCACTACGACGGCAACGACGACAAGCTGATCGCGTACGACACCAACTACATGCCGGGCAACGACGCCGACGCGATCACGTTCGGCTTCCCGAGGGTGAACGGCGGAGCGCCGGGCGCGCGGACGATCGAGCGTCCCGAGTCGGCGTACGTGTGGGGCGCGTTCGACGCGGCCCGGCAGCTCTACCAGATCTCCGACGCCGACCAGGCCAAGATCGACGCGATGGGGGCCAGCGCCGACGAGATCCGGGACGCGATCCTGAACCGGCTGTGGAGCCCCGACATGCGGATGTTCCTGGCCGGTACGTCGCACGGCGCGAGCAGCGCGGCGACCGCCAACGGGCGGCCCAACCCGCTGCCCGCCTCGGCCCGGAACCTGATCCCGGCCAAGGAGACGAACCTCTACGACATCTACGCCGAGAACCTGATCCCGACCGACCAGTGGGAGAAGTACGTCGACGGGTTCCGGTTCCTGACCTACGGCGACAACTTCCCGATCTTCCCGTTCTACACGGCCAACCAGTACGACCGGGCGGCGTACGGGATCGGCGGCTCGAACAACTTCTCGAACATCAACTTCACCGTGCAGTACCGCGGTGTCCGTTCGGCGCTGCGCCACTACGACCCGGAGCAGAAGTACGTCACTCCGGAGTACGCCAAGCGGCTGCTGGACTGGATGGCGTGGAGCATCTACCCGGGTGCGGACCTGCGGGTCGCGAACCAGGCGGAGTACTACTCCAACTGGAACCCGACGACGCGGACCTACAACCGCAACAACCAGAACCACATCATGCTCGGCAACATGAACTACATCTTCATCGAGGACATGGGCGGCATCCAGCCGCGTTCCGATGACAAGATCGAGTTGTGGCCGATCCAGTTCGGCTACGACCACTTCATGGTCAACAACCTGCGGTACCACGGGCAGGACGTCACCATCGTCTGGGACCCGGACGGCAGCAAGTACGGCCTGGGCGCCGGCTACAGCCTGTTCCTCAACGGCGAGAAGAAGGTCAGCACCGACAAGCTCGGCAAGGTCACCTACGACCCGAACACCAACCAGGTGCAGGCCGAGGACGGGCTGGCCGTCACCTTCACCGCGACCACCGGCACCGACTTCCCGAGCGCGGTGGACACCCCGATCTCCGACGACCGGGTCGTCAGCTACCTCAAGACGGCCGGCATCGACCTCACCGAGGAGGCGCCGAACCTGGCGCAGGGCGCCCAGCTCAGCTCCTCGTACACCCAGCAGGGTGTGCGGCCCACGCCGTGGCGGCAGTTCCACACCCCCGGCTGGAGCACCACCTCGATGAACTACACGCCCGGCGCGATCTCGGAGACCGAGCGTCCGGTGTCGCTGGCGGCCGTCACCGACGGGATCACCGCCAACGAGCCGTACTGGGGCAACTACGGCACCACCGACCGCAACGGCCACATCGAGCTGGACCTGGGCTCGGCCAAGACCCTCGACAATGTGAAGGTCTTCTTCGTCAGCGACCGGCAGGCCGGTGGCTACCGCGAGCCGGCGCGCTGGTGGGTGCAGGTGCCTGACGGCAACGGCGGCTGGAAGGAGGTGTCGGACCAGTTCAAGAACCCGGTCGTGCCGTCGGCGAAGTTCAACGAGGCGCTGTTCGACGCCGTCACCACGGACAAGCTGCGGGTCACCTTCACCAACAACCCGACCCACTTCACCGCGATCAGCGAGATCCAGGTGTTCGAGTCCGGGCGGGACGTGCCGGACGTGAGCAACCAGGCGCCGGTGGTCACCGCCAACCGGGACGGCTCGGGCGACGGTAACCTGTCCACCCGGCTGGTCGCCACCGCCGCCGACGACGGCATCCCATACGACAGCGAGCTGACCTTCGGCTGGGAGACCGTCTCCGCGCCGGAGGGTGCGGGCGTCATCTTCGCCGACGCACGGGCGCTGACCACCCGGGTCACCGGCACCGTCGCCGGTGACTACGTGTTCCGGTTCTGGGCCGACGACGGCGAGAAGCGGTCGACCGCGAACGTGTCGGTCACGCTGGCCGAGCGCGAGGTCACTGCGGAGTTCGGCGCCTCGGCCACGATCAGCACCAGTGGCACCGCGTCCTGGGAGAACCACTCGCGGGTCAACGAACCCACCACCCCGAACAACTCCAGCCCGGGAGCCGGCAGCGGCTGGGGCAACTGGGGCCAGCCGCAGAACGGCACCAGCACCGAGCGGGAGGCGTGGATCCAGTACCGGTGGACCGCACCGGTGCGGCTGTCCTCGACCGACATCTACTGGTACGACGACAACGGCGGCACCCGCCGCCCCAACGCCGGCACGTACGCCATCGAGACCTCGCAGGACGGCACCACCTGGACGCCGGTGTCCCTGGCCGAGGGGTCGACGTACGCCGGTGGGCTGGTGACCAACCGGTTCAACCGCTTCGACTTCGACCCGGTCACCACCAGCTACCTGCGTATCCGCATCTGGGGTGTGCAGGGCAACGGCGCCGGCACCGGCGTGCTGCGCTGGCGGGCCAACGGCGAGACGGTCGACTCGGTGCGGTCCCCGGTGCTCATCCGCACCGGTGTCGGCCAGGTGCCGACTTTGCCGAGCACGCTCGACGCGGTCTACGCCAGCGGTGAGCGCGGCCAGGTCGCGTTCAACTGGCAGGAGATCACGCCCGAGCAGGTCGCCGAGCCCAACGTCGACCCGTTCGTGATCTACGGCACGAACGACGCGTACGGGCTGATCGCCGAGGCGCGGATCTACGTGCGGCCGGAGATGTCCACCGGCGGTATCTCGATCCAGGGCGCCGAGACCTTCGAACAATCCGTCGAGGTGGGCGAGCTGCCCTTCCTGCCGGGCAAGGTGGAGGTCTCCTACAACGACGGATCGCGGGACAACCAGGCCATCGGTGTCGACTGGGACTTCGACGAGAGCATCGTCAACACCCCGGGTCGCTACACCATCATCGGTGACCTGATCCTGCCTCCGTACGTCAGCGAGGCCGGGGCCACCCGGACCACGCTGACCCTCACCGTGGGCGACCCGCCCCAGACCCCGGTCTGGGACGTGGAGGTGCAGGCCACCACCCGCTGCACCGGCAGCAACGTCTACGTGTCGGTCAACGCCCGCAACGCCGGGGACGTGCCGCTCACCATCGAGCTGGTCACGCCGTACGGCTCGCGGACGGTCGCCAACGTGGCTTCCGGGAAGTCCGCCTTCCAGGCGTTCAACACCCGCGCCACGTCGGTGGAGGCCGGAACCGCGACGGTGAAGGCCACCGGGACCGTCGACGGCGAGCCGGTGACCGTGGAGTTCGAGGCGCCGTTCGGCGTCCTCACCTGCGGCTGA
- a CDS encoding glycoside hydrolase family 127 protein produces the protein MSGNAHQAAPVLPVRGRLRPLDLREVRIAGGFWAERQAVNGGATLDHIAYWLEREGWVRNFDLAVDGDLAGERRGREFSDSEIYKFLEAMAWEIGRTNDPDLESRFRALVRRVGAAQEPDGYLNTKFGRPGQEPRWSDLEWGHELYCIGHLVQAAVARARTRPNADDGLLQIACRAADHLCDTFGADGIDSVCGHPVVETALVELARVTGQDRYLTQAAIFVDRRGHGRLSDIEFGREYFQDETPIRQATVLRGHAVRANYLAAGAVDVAVELKDASLLDAVRGQWHQAVTRRTYVTGGQGSRHQDEAFGGDWMLPPDRAYSETCAGIGSVMLAWRLLLADGESRYADLIERTLFNVVSTSPSTDGRSFFYTNTLHRRELGTVPDADRPSLRAAASLRAPWFEVSCCPTNVARTMASLSAYVATCDDEGLQLHQYLPGTIAHRLPDGRERRLVISTDYPHDGEIRVRVDSDDDRPWSLSLRVPDWGVDGATVTVDGATRPVAPGVVTEQRTWRRGDEVVLSLPMVPRFTYPDSRIDAVRGCVAVERGPLVFALESVDVPEVATVDELRIDTSRAPRLVDGRIVVRCRRVRPRDHEWPYRADAAESSPAPVEMFDEVALVPYHAWANRGPSTMRVWIPVDGDLPDDGRARS, from the coding sequence ATGAGCGGCAACGCACATCAGGCCGCACCCGTCCTGCCGGTCCGGGGTCGCCTGCGCCCCCTCGACCTGCGGGAAGTCCGGATCGCGGGTGGATTCTGGGCAGAGCGTCAGGCGGTCAACGGCGGCGCGACCCTCGACCACATCGCGTACTGGCTCGAACGGGAGGGCTGGGTCCGCAACTTCGACCTGGCGGTGGACGGGGACCTTGCCGGCGAGCGGCGCGGACGTGAGTTCTCCGATTCGGAGATCTACAAGTTTCTCGAAGCGATGGCCTGGGAGATCGGCCGGACCAACGACCCCGATCTCGAATCGCGGTTCCGTGCCCTGGTACGGCGGGTCGGCGCGGCGCAGGAGCCGGACGGTTACCTGAACACCAAGTTCGGCCGCCCGGGGCAGGAACCGCGGTGGTCGGATCTCGAATGGGGGCACGAGCTCTACTGCATCGGCCACCTCGTGCAGGCCGCCGTCGCCCGGGCCCGGACGCGGCCGAACGCCGACGACGGCCTGCTCCAGATCGCCTGCCGGGCCGCCGACCACCTGTGCGACACGTTCGGCGCGGACGGCATCGACAGCGTCTGCGGCCATCCGGTGGTCGAGACCGCCCTGGTGGAACTGGCCCGCGTCACCGGCCAGGACCGCTACCTGACCCAGGCCGCGATCTTCGTCGACCGGCGCGGCCACGGTCGGCTCTCCGACATCGAGTTCGGTCGGGAGTACTTCCAGGACGAGACCCCGATCCGGCAGGCCACGGTGCTGCGCGGGCACGCGGTGCGCGCGAACTACCTCGCCGCCGGCGCCGTCGACGTCGCGGTCGAGTTGAAGGACGCCAGCCTGCTCGACGCGGTACGCGGCCAGTGGCACCAGGCGGTCACCCGACGCACCTACGTCACCGGTGGGCAGGGCTCCCGGCACCAGGACGAGGCGTTCGGCGGGGACTGGATGCTGCCGCCGGACCGGGCGTACTCGGAAACCTGTGCGGGCATCGGCTCGGTGATGCTGGCCTGGCGGCTGCTGCTCGCCGACGGTGAGTCCCGCTATGCCGACCTCATCGAGCGGACCCTGTTCAACGTGGTGTCGACCTCGCCGTCGACCGACGGGCGCAGCTTCTTCTACACCAACACGTTGCACCGCCGGGAACTCGGCACGGTGCCCGACGCCGACCGGCCCAGCCTGCGCGCGGCGGCCTCGCTGCGGGCGCCGTGGTTCGAGGTCTCCTGCTGCCCGACCAACGTGGCCCGCACCATGGCCAGCCTCAGTGCGTACGTCGCCACCTGCGACGACGAGGGCCTGCAACTGCACCAGTACCTGCCCGGCACCATCGCGCACCGCCTCCCCGACGGGCGGGAACGGCGCCTGGTGATCAGCACCGACTACCCGCACGACGGCGAGATCCGGGTACGCGTCGACAGCGACGACGACCGCCCGTGGTCGCTGTCGCTGCGGGTACCGGACTGGGGCGTCGACGGCGCGACCGTCACGGTCGACGGCGCCACCCGTCCGGTCGCCCCCGGTGTGGTCACCGAGCAGCGCACCTGGCGGCGCGGCGACGAGGTCGTCCTCTCCCTGCCGATGGTGCCCCGGTTCACCTACCCGGACAGCCGGATCGACGCGGTGCGGGGCTGTGTCGCGGTGGAGCGCGGTCCGCTGGTGTTCGCCCTGGAGTCGGTGGACGTGCCGGAGGTGGCGACCGTCGACGAGCTGCGGATCGACACCAGCCGGGCGCCCCGGCTGGTCGACGGTCGCATCGTGGTGCGGTGCCGCCGGGTGCGCCCGCGTGACCACGAATGGCCCTACCGTGCCGACGCCGCCGAGTCCTCGCCCGCGCCGGTCGAGATGTTCGACGAGGTGGCGCTCGTGCCGTACCACGCCTGGGCCAACCGTGGGCCCTCGACCATGCGGGTCTGGATCCCCGTCGACGGTGACCTGCCGGACGACGGGCGGGCACGGAGCTGA
- a CDS encoding carbohydrate ABC transporter permease gives MAVVSRTNPTVADGTPPSTPGPVAPKKSSGTTIFGIALRTPYWVFTGSVALIFLAPLAWTAVASFSPQAGTNQVDGWGFGNYQTLAAYQAGVWRYLGNSAFVSLLTVALTLLISFLGGYAFARFRFPGKNILFLLTLAILMVPYATLLIPLYVLLNQVGLQNSLVGVALVLTMFQLPFSTFLMRISFEAVPRELDEAAMVDGCSSFSALWRVLLPAVKPGLITVGLFGFLAAWNDFMAPLILINDTEKMTLPLAVSNLRGQVQGVVDYGATEAGVVVLALPCIVLFLLLQRHYVRGFMSGALKG, from the coding sequence ATGGCCGTCGTTTCCCGCACCAATCCGACCGTCGCCGACGGGACACCGCCGTCCACACCGGGCCCGGTGGCGCCGAAGAAGTCGAGCGGTACCACCATCTTCGGGATCGCGCTGCGCACGCCGTACTGGGTGTTCACCGGCTCGGTCGCGCTGATCTTCCTGGCGCCGCTGGCCTGGACGGCCGTCGCCTCGTTTTCCCCGCAGGCGGGCACCAACCAGGTGGACGGCTGGGGCTTCGGCAACTACCAGACGTTGGCCGCCTACCAGGCCGGTGTCTGGCGTTACCTCGGCAACTCGGCCTTCGTCTCGCTGCTCACGGTCGCGCTGACGCTGCTGATCTCCTTCCTCGGCGGGTACGCGTTCGCGCGGTTCCGCTTCCCCGGCAAGAACATCCTGTTCCTGCTCACCCTCGCCATCCTGATGGTCCCGTACGCGACGCTGCTGATCCCGCTCTATGTGTTGCTCAACCAGGTGGGGTTGCAGAACTCCCTGGTCGGGGTCGCGCTCGTGCTGACCATGTTCCAGTTGCCGTTCTCCACCTTCCTGATGCGCATCTCGTTCGAAGCGGTGCCACGCGAACTCGACGAGGCCGCGATGGTCGACGGATGCTCCTCGTTCAGCGCGTTGTGGCGGGTGCTGCTGCCGGCCGTGAAACCGGGCCTCATCACCGTCGGCCTCTTCGGTTTCCTCGCCGCCTGGAACGACTTCATGGCCCCGCTGATCCTCATCAACGACACCGAGAAGATGACGCTGCCGCTGGCCGTGTCGAATCTGCGCGGCCAGGTCCAGGGTGTCGTCGACTACGGGGCGACCGAGGCGGGCGTCGTCGTTCTCGCCCTGCCGTGCATCGTCTTGTTCCTCCTGCTGCAACGACACTACGTGCGCGGCTTCATGTCGGGCGCGCTGAAAGGATGA
- a CDS encoding carbohydrate ABC transporter permease: MSVTAPSRPPSAATRRRARPRGRQALLGWLYATPTAVFVALLFAVPLLLVIKMSLSRWPLLTGDQGFNAPDNFVKAVEHRFFTDSVVFTLKYTALATVLLLALALGLALLVQESSRWNNLLRASFLVPSALGLASASLLFYVIYSPYASPLAPLMDRLGITFLGSPNAALFSTTFLIVWRYAGFYMVLMLVGLQGIPADVYEAARTDGASRWQTFRKVTLPLLRPTLALTTVLCVTGSLLAFEQFYILTKGGPDNSTITVVQLIYMVAFQGQNDLGVAAAVSVIVLVALILINALQMRAFRSEGN, from the coding sequence ATGAGCGTCACCGCACCGTCTCGACCGCCCAGTGCGGCGACACGGCGCCGCGCCCGTCCCCGAGGTCGTCAGGCACTGCTCGGCTGGCTCTACGCGACGCCGACGGCGGTCTTCGTGGCGCTGTTGTTCGCCGTGCCGCTGCTGCTGGTCATCAAGATGTCGCTGTCGCGATGGCCGCTGCTCACCGGTGACCAGGGGTTCAACGCGCCGGACAACTTCGTGAAGGCGGTCGAGCACCGCTTCTTCACCGACTCGGTGGTGTTCACCCTCAAGTACACGGCGCTCGCGACCGTGCTGCTGCTGGCGCTCGCTCTGGGGCTGGCCCTGCTGGTGCAGGAGTCGAGCCGGTGGAACAACCTGCTGCGGGCCTCGTTCCTGGTCCCCAGCGCGCTCGGCCTGGCCTCGGCGTCACTGCTGTTCTACGTGATCTACTCGCCGTACGCGAGCCCGCTGGCCCCGCTGATGGACCGCCTGGGCATCACCTTCCTCGGCTCCCCGAACGCGGCGTTGTTCTCGACGACCTTCCTCATCGTGTGGCGGTACGCCGGGTTCTACATGGTGCTCATGCTGGTCGGCCTGCAAGGAATTCCCGCCGACGTGTACGAGGCGGCCCGGACCGACGGTGCGAGCCGCTGGCAGACGTTCCGGAAGGTCACGCTGCCGCTGCTGCGTCCCACGCTGGCGCTGACGACAGTGCTCTGCGTGACCGGCTCCCTGCTCGCCTTCGAGCAGTTCTACATCCTGACGAAGGGCGGCCCGGACAACAGCACGATCACCGTCGTGCAGCTCATCTACATGGTGGCGTTCCAGGGTCAGAACGACCTGGGAGTGGCGGCGGCCGTCTCCGTCATCGTGCTGGTGGCCCTGATCCTGATCAACGCGTTGCAGATGCGCGCCTTCCGGTCCGAGGGGAACTGA
- a CDS encoding ABC transporter substrate-binding protein: protein MRKTLGRRTALRSLAGALAATMVLAVAACGSDEPSGPSAAEAGPTGVDDGSELTLWTRAPLEKQAKLLVDAYNAKHQNQVKLTVVPNDDYVAKVGAAAGSGGLPDLFAADIVYVPNWVNQGLFQDLSSNIDGLDFKDTINKGHLSAGTVDNKAHVLPFVLDLSMMFWNKQLFRDAGLDPEKAPASLAEYAAAAKAVQAMGKEGVYGTAAGLNCGGCLVFTWFPSVWADGGQVLSEDGKESKLADETAQKVFSTWQDLWRSGAVLPASAGETGPTWTAAFTEGKVGLMFYPATLLSSTPFDVGVAGIPGPNGGASTFVGGDGIGISKDSKKAAQAWNFLSWMMSEEAQVEVLGKNKDVVSRSDLANNKYAAEDPRLVTINQVAGQGDTPVALNFQQAFNAPNSPWLTLVRNQVLTGNGDLQKDNGEITAVLQQ, encoded by the coding sequence ATGAGGAAAACCCTGGGCAGGCGTACTGCCCTGCGTTCGCTGGCCGGAGCCCTGGCGGCGACGATGGTCCTCGCCGTGGCGGCGTGCGGCAGCGACGAGCCGAGCGGCCCGAGCGCGGCCGAGGCCGGCCCGACCGGCGTCGACGACGGCAGCGAACTGACCCTGTGGACCCGCGCGCCGCTGGAGAAGCAGGCCAAGCTGCTGGTGGACGCGTACAACGCGAAGCACCAGAACCAGGTCAAGCTGACCGTCGTACCGAACGACGACTATGTCGCCAAGGTCGGCGCGGCGGCCGGCTCCGGCGGCCTTCCGGACCTGTTCGCCGCGGACATCGTCTACGTGCCGAACTGGGTCAACCAGGGGCTGTTCCAGGACCTCAGCTCCAACATCGACGGTCTGGACTTCAAGGACACCATCAACAAGGGACACCTGTCGGCGGGCACCGTGGACAACAAGGCCCACGTCCTGCCGTTCGTGCTGGACCTGTCCATGATGTTCTGGAACAAGCAGCTGTTCCGGGACGCCGGGCTCGACCCGGAGAAGGCGCCCGCGTCGCTCGCCGAGTACGCCGCCGCCGCCAAGGCGGTGCAGGCCATGGGCAAGGAGGGCGTCTACGGTACGGCGGCCGGGCTGAACTGCGGCGGCTGCCTCGTCTTCACCTGGTTCCCCTCCGTCTGGGCCGACGGCGGCCAGGTGCTCAGCGAGGACGGCAAAGAGTCCAAGCTCGCCGACGAGACCGCGCAGAAGGTCTTCAGCACCTGGCAGGACCTGTGGCGCTCCGGTGCCGTGCTGCCCGCCTCGGCGGGGGAGACCGGCCCGACCTGGACCGCCGCCTTCACCGAGGGCAAGGTCGGCCTGATGTTCTACCCGGCGACGCTGCTCTCCTCGACGCCGTTCGACGTCGGGGTCGCCGGCATCCCCGGCCCCAACGGCGGCGCCTCCACCTTCGTCGGTGGCGACGGCATCGGCATCTCGAAGGACTCCAAGAAGGCCGCGCAGGCGTGGAACTTCCTGAGCTGGATGATGTCCGAGGAGGCCCAGGTCGAGGTGCTGGGCAAGAACAAGGACGTGGTGTCCCGCTCCGACCTGGCCAACAACAAGTACGCCGCCGAGGACCCGCGTCTGGTCACCATCAACCAGGTGGCCGGTCAGGGCGACACCCCGGTCGCGCTCAACTTCCAGCAGGCGTTCAACGCGCCGAACAGCCCGTGGCTGACTCTCGTCCGCAACCAGGTGCTCACCGGTAACGGCGACCTGCAGAAGGACAACGGCGAGATCACCGCCGTCCTGCAGCAGTAG
- a CDS encoding LacI family DNA-binding transcriptional regulator, translating to MGRRRSQSVTLSDVASRAGVSVATASKALNGRAEVAQATRERVLRAAGELSFQPNALASGLINGRTRTVGLLTDELGGRFAMSILLGAENALGNEQMSVLLCDARGDAIRRQHYIRTLLARQVDGFIVVGDSNEVGPSLTEDIPVPVVYAYAESTDLRDLSVIADDEGGARLAAEHLVLHGRRRIGHITGPDSYRSARDRAAGLRTVLTEAGLDPAGDPLFGEWSQRWGRHATRLLLAARPDVDAIFCGNDQLAAGAADTLRDLGRRIPDDVAIVGYDNWEFFAADCRPPLTTVDLNLEKLGATAVKHLYAALDGNPGSGVIRQPGRLIVRESTGPAVHR from the coding sequence GTGGGTCGACGACGATCACAGTCAGTGACGCTGAGTGACGTGGCCAGCCGGGCCGGCGTCTCGGTCGCGACCGCGTCCAAGGCGCTCAACGGACGCGCCGAGGTGGCCCAGGCGACACGGGAACGGGTGCTGCGCGCGGCCGGCGAACTCTCCTTCCAACCCAACGCGCTCGCCTCCGGGCTGATCAACGGCCGCACCCGCACCGTCGGGCTGCTCACCGACGAGCTCGGCGGCCGGTTCGCCATGTCCATCCTGCTCGGCGCCGAGAACGCGCTCGGCAACGAGCAGATGTCCGTGCTGCTCTGCGACGCCCGGGGCGACGCGATCCGTCGCCAGCACTACATCCGCACCCTGCTGGCGCGGCAGGTCGACGGGTTCATCGTGGTCGGCGACAGCAACGAGGTGGGCCCCTCGCTGACCGAGGACATCCCGGTCCCGGTGGTCTACGCCTACGCCGAGTCGACCGACCTCCGGGACCTGTCGGTGATCGCCGACGACGAGGGCGGCGCCCGGCTCGCCGCCGAGCACCTGGTGCTGCACGGGCGACGCCGCATCGGGCACATCACCGGCCCGGACAGCTACCGGTCGGCCCGGGACCGCGCGGCCGGGCTGCGGACGGTGCTCACCGAGGCGGGCCTCGACCCCGCCGGTGACCCGCTGTTCGGCGAGTGGTCGCAGCGGTGGGGCCGGCACGCCACCCGCCTGCTGCTCGCCGCCCGCCCCGACGTGGACGCGATCTTCTGCGGCAACGACCAGTTGGCCGCCGGGGCCGCCGACACGCTGCGCGACCTCGGGCGGCGCATCCCGGACGACGTGGCCATCGTCGGCTACGACAACTGGGAGTTCTTCGCCGCCGACTGCCGCCCGCCGCTGACCACGGTGGACCTCAACCTGGAGAAGCTCGGCGCGACCGCGGTCAAGCACCTCTACGCCGCGCTCGACGGCAACCCCGGCAGCGGCGTCATCCGGCAACCCGGCCGTCTCATCGTCCGCGAGTCGACCGGGCCGGCAGTGCACCGCTGA